Below is a genomic region from Leucobacter exalbidus.
CGTGAACGCGGCGTCGATGGATGCCGCATCGGTGATGTCGGCCCGCACGGTGAGCGCGCCCTCGGGGCCTTCGCCCGAACGTGCGGTCACGGCGACCCGGTGGCCATCGGCGAGCAACCGCTCGGCAATTGCGTACCCAATGCCGCGATTGCCACCCGTGATGAGAACGGTGCGCGAGGTAGTCATAGAGATCCTTCCGTCGATGAAACTTGGCTCCAGCTTAGTGAAGCCCGGGGTACGTCTCAGCCATACGGCGTAGGCTGAAGAGGTTGAAGAGGGAGCGCATGAGCCAGGAATATCGTGTCACGTCTGCAGGAGTGAGTGCCGCCGAAGACCGGTCGCACCGCATGCGCATGTATTTCATTGCTATGGCGCTGCGGGTGGCTTGCGTGGTCTCACTTTTCTGGGTGCACGGCTGGTGGGTCATTCTGCCCGCGATCGGCACCGTGGTGCTCCCCTGGTTCGCCGTGATGGTCGGTAACGCCGTCGCGACTGAGACCCGCACCGAGGTCGACGCGCCCGAGCCGCTCGAGATTCACGCCGCCCCCGAGGCTGACAGCCCCGCCGATGAGCCGACACTCATTGTGCTTGATGTTGAGCCGGCACGCCGCTCTGCCCGATCGGCCGCCCCCGGTTACTCCGAGGGCCGTACTGCAGATCGCACCGCCGATCACGCTCCCGAGGACGCCTCATGAGCGGCGTCATTACGCCCGGCATTCTCGGCGGCACCACCTCGCTGAGATACGAGTGCTCACGCGCGGGCTGCCGCGACGAGGCCGCCTACGCACTGCTGTGGCGCAACCCCAAGATCCACGCCGAAGACCGGCGCAAGACATGGCTCGCATGTGAGCCCCACCTACCCACGCTGCGCGATTTCCTTGAGACGCGGGGATTCCCGCTCGAGGTGCGCACGATCGAGGAGATCGATGACTGACACGCAGACCACCGGCGCCCCCGCCGCTGTGGCCGACGCATCCACCCCGAGCGAAATGCCCGGCTGGTCGTTCTTACGGTCGCGTCGCTGGTTGGGGTATTTCACCATGATGCTGATCTTCTCGATCGCGTGTGTCTGGTTGGGTAACTGGCAGTTCGAGCGCCGCGGCGAGGCCCGCGCCGAGATTGACCGCATCGACGCCAACTACGGCGCCCCGGCCATCCCGCTCGCCGAAGAGATCCCCGACCCCGCTTCGTTTGATGAGTCGCTGCAGAAGTGGCGCACCGCCACCGTGACGGGCACATATGTGGGCGACCCTGTGCTGGCTCGCAACCGGCCCGGGCCCGACGGGGTGGGCTCAGACATGATTCAGGCGCTGCAGACCACCGACGGTCGCGTGTTCTACGTCGATCGCGGCTGGGTGCCGGTGGACGGTAACGCCGCCGAGTCGGCTGGATTCGATATGGCGCAGCTCCCCCAGGCCCCCCAGGGCACGGTCACCGTTGAGGTGCGGTTGCGCGCGGCTGAGCCCGAGATCTCAGGGCGCACCTCGAGCGCGCTCACGGTCCCCAGTATCGATGTGCCCGCCGTTGCGCAGATCACGGGCATTGAGGCAGAAACCTACACCGGTGCCTACGGCATGCTCGTGAGCGAGTCGCCCGCGGGTGAACACGGGGCACTGCCCGCGAAGCCTGAGCGCGATGAGGGGCCGCACCTCTCATACGCACTGCAGTGGTACGTCTTCATCTTGATCGCCGGCATCGGCGTGCTGTACGCCGCCAAGCGCGAGTACCGCACGTTCAACGAGGGCAGTGACGCCGTCGCAGAGCTCGAGCGCCGTGATGCGGTGCGCAAGCGCCGTCGCGGCCCCAGCGATGCCGATATTGAGGATGAGCTGCTCGGCAACTGATCAGACAACGGGTATTAAAAATGGTCTTGGCGAAATCGCCAAGACCATTTTTAATGCCCTGCGTGTGTAGCGTGCATGTGCACGCTACACACGATTGCTAGGAAAGCTCGATCAGATCGAGGTAATCCTTCGACCAGTGGTCTTCGGTCGCCTCGGGCATAATCAGCACGCGCTCGGGGTTCAGCGCTTCGACAGCGCCGTGATCGTGAGACACGAGCACCACTGCACCGGTGAAGTGCGCCAGCGCGTCGAGAATCTCTTCGCGGCTCGCGGGGTCAAGGTTGTTCGTGGGCTCATCGAGCAGCAACACGTTGGCGCTCGATACCACGAGCATGGCCAGCGCGAGACGAGTCTTCTCGCCGCCCGAGAGCACTCCGGCCGGCTTCAGCACGTCATCGCCCGTGAACAGGAACGAGCCCAGCACGCGGCGCGCTTCCATCTCGGTGAGGTGCTGTGACACCGACACCATGTTCTGCAGCACGCTGGCCTTGACGTCGAGCGTCTCGTGCTCCTGCGCGTAGTAGCCAACCTTCAGGCCGTGGCCCTCGATGATCTCACCGGTGTCGGGAGCATCGACCTGCGCGAGCATGCGCAGCAGCGTGGTCTTGCCCGCACCGTTGAGGCCCAGCACAACCACCTTTGAACCGCGGTCGATCGCGAGATCAACGCCGGCAAAGATTTCGAGCGAGCCGTACGACTTCGACAGTCCCTGCGCCATCAGCGGAGTCTTGCCACAGGGCGAGGGATCGGGGAAGCGCAGCTTCGCAACGCGATCAACCTGACGCACCTCGTCAAGGCTCGACAGCATCTTCTCGGCGCGGGCCACCATCTGGTGAGCCGACGCAGCCTTTGAAGCCTTTGCACCGAAGCGGGCAGCCTGGTCCTTGAGCGCCGAAGCCTTCTTCTCGACGTTGGTGCGCTCCTTGCGGCGGCGCTCCTCATCGGCGGCACGCTGACGCAGGTACAGCTTCCAGTTCATGTTGTAGGTGTCGATGACCTGACGGTTCGCGTCAAGGTAGAAGACGCGGTTGACGGTCTCGCCCACGAGCTCGATATCGTGAGAAATCACGATCACGCCGCCCTTGTAGGTCTTCAAGAACTCGCGCAGCCACACGATTGAGTCGGCGTCCAAGTGGTTCGTCGGCTCATCGAGGATCATCGTGTCTGCGTCAGAGAACAGAATACGAGCGAGCTCAATGCGGCGGCGCTGACCACCTGAGAGGGTCTTCAACGGCTGATCAAGAATACGATCGGGCAGGCCGAGGTTGTTCGAGATCGATGCAGCCTCAGACTCGGCGGCGTACCCGCCCAGCGCGTGGAACCGGTCGGTGAGGTTGCCGAACCGCTTCATGCCCTTTTCGGCAACGGCCGCGTCGGGTGAGGCCATATCAAGCGTGGCCTGCTCAAGGTTCTTGGTGAGCGTGCCCAGGCCGCGCGCATCAAGGATGCGGTGCCGTGCAATCTGCTCGGGGTCACCCGTGCGAGGATCCTGCGGCAAGAAGCCGAGCTCGCCCGAGATGGTGACGCTGCCCTCAGCGGGCTGCAGCTCCCCCGAGAGGGTGCGCGTCAGGGTGGTCTTGCCCGCGCCGTTTCGGCCGACGAGGCCGATCTTATCGCCGGGGTTCACGCGAAAGTTCACGCCGCCCATGAGACGGCGTGCGCCGACGTCGATCGCGAGGTTCTCGACGGTGATCACTGGTGGGGCTCCTTAGACAGGTGGGCGGGCAACCTCACTAGTCTACCCGCTCAGACTGCATGATCGCTCCGCGAGCGCACCCCACCCCGTGTCTTGGCTAGTGAACCGCGTTATCCCAACGCCGCAGCATCGGCCCACAGCACCGTTTCGGTGCGCCCCGAAACCAGTGCGGCGGGTACGAGCGGCTCGCGCCGCGCACGCAGATCAGCGATGGCCTCGGCTTTACCGGCGCCACAGGCGAGCAGCCACACCCGCTCGGCGCGGCGCAGCGCGGGCAAGCTCAGCGACACCCGCTCAGCGGGAGGCTTCGGCGAGTCGCGCACGGCGATCGCGTCGGGCGTACCGACGGCATCGACGAGCAGGTCATCGCGGCCAGGGAAGAGCGAAGCGACGTGGCCGTCCTCCCCCACCCCACACAGCGACACGTCAACGTGAGTAATCTCAGCGATGGTGGCGGCGTACTGAGCTGCGGCCTCGTCAACGCTGAGACCGGCATCGCTCGAAGCAACGCGGTGCACGAGAGCTGGGTCAACCGTCGCCGAAGCAAACAGCGACGTGTCGGCCATCAGATCGTTGCGCTCGGCATCGCCCGCAGGCAGCCACCGCTCGTCGCCCCAGATGAAGCGCACGCGCGCCCAATCAACATCGCTGGCGGCAGCCCGCTCACCGAGAGAAGAAAGCACCGCGGCGCCTGCGCGCCCACCGGTGAGAGCGATGCAGGGCACCTCGCCCTGCCCCTGCCTGGCTGCGCAGATGCGAATGATCTCGTCAGCGCAGGCCAAACCCAGCTCGGCGAGCCCGTCAACCTCTCGTACGGTGAGCGCGCTCATGGCTATGCCTGAATTTCGGTGCGGTCGCCCGACCACAGGGTGTGGAACGAACCCTCGCGGTCGACGCGGCGGTAGGTGTGCGCGCCGAAGAAGTCGCGCTGGCCCTGCACGAGTGCGGCGGGCAGGCGATCTGCACGCAGCCCGTCGTAGTACGCGAGCGATGACGAGAACGCCGGCGACGGGATGCCTGCCTGCGTGGCCGCAATGACCACGCGGCGCCAGGCGCTCTGGCTGTTGGCCAGTGCATCTGCGAAGTAGGGGGCGGCCATCAGCAGCGTCAGCGCCTCGTCATCGGCGAACGCGTCGGCGATGCGGTTGAGGAACTGGGCGCGAATGATGCAACCGGCACGCCACAGGCGCGATACGGCGCCGAGGTCGATGTTCCAGTTGTACTCGGCGGCGCCCGCACGAATCTCGTCGAAGCCCTGCGAGTAGGCGACAATCTTCGAGGCGTACAGCGCCTGGCGTACGTCTTCGATGAACGCTGCCTCGTCGGCGACGGTGAAGCTCTCATCGGGGCCAGGCAGTGCCTGAGCAGCCTGGCGCTGAGCGGCCTGCGATGACAGCGAACGCGCGAACGTTGCCTCGGCGATGCCCGATACGGGTACGCCCAGCGACAGCGCGGTCTGCACGGTCCATGCGCCGGTGCCCTTGGCGCCGGCCTGGTCAAGAATCACGTCAACGAGGGGGGCGCCGGTCTCGGCATCCACCTGGCGCAGCACCTCGGCGGTGATCTCGACTAGGTATGACTCGAGCTCGCCCGTGTTCCACTCAGCAAAGATCTCGGCGATCTCAGCGGGTGACTTTCCGGTGCCGCGCCGGATCAGGTCGTAGGCCTCAGCGATGAGCTGCATGTCGGCGTATTCAATGCCGTTGTGCACCATCTTTACGAAGTGGCCGGCGCCGTCGTGGCCGACGTGCGTAACGCACGGCTCACCCTCGGCGACCGCGGCGATGCTCTCGAGGATCGGGCCGAGCGTGGTCCACGCCTCGTCTGAACCGCCGGGCATGATGCTGGGGCCGTTGAGGGCGCCCTCTTCGCCGCCTGAAATGCCCACGCCCACGAAGTTGAAGCCGCGCTCACGCAGTGCACGCTCGCGTCGAATCGTGTCGGGGAAGTAGGCGTTGCCGCCGTCGACGATGATGTCGCCGGGCTCGAAGACCTCAGCGAGCGCGTCGATCGTGGCGTCGGTAGCCGCGCCGGCCTGCACCATCAAGATGGCGGTGCGGGGGCGTGACAGGCTCGCCGCGAACTCGGCGTACGTTGCGGCGGGAACGAACCCGGCCTCGGGAAACTCGTTCACCAGCGCTTCGGTGCGCCCGTGACTGCGGTTGAATACTGCGACTGTGTTGCCCTCGCGGCTTGCGAGGTTACGGGCCAGGTTTGCGCCCATGACCGCGAGGCCAACGACACCGATGTTTGCTGCGCCTACGCTCATGCGGGCTGCTCCGTTCGTGTGTGTGATTCAAGTTGTGCAACGACGCGACCGTACATTTCGTCTTCGTCGAGGATGCGCAGCTCCTCCGCGAGGCATTCGCGAAGGGTGCGCCGCGGCAGCACGATTTCGTGCTCGGGTTGCCCGGGCTGACGCAGGATGGCGCGATCCGGAGCTACGCGTTCGAGCTGCGCTTCGCCCGAGGCGCTGCGCAGCGTCACCGAACGCACCCCGCCCAGCGGGGAATCGTCGCGTTCGAGCCGGCAGCTCGTCGGCACCTCGAGCGAGAGCTCGAGCCAGGCCGCGAGAATGCGGGTCGAGGGTGATTCGGGCCCGCCCACGACCTCGGCTTCGAGCACCGGGCCGAAGCCGGGCTGGTCGAGAATCGCGGCCAGGTACTCGCGCCAGCGAGTCAAACGGGTCCACGCAAGATCGGTGTCGCCGGGGGTATAGGCCAGCACGCGCTCGGTGAAAGCATCGGCCTGCACCGCTGCGCTATCGGTGATGCGCCGCTGCGCGATGCGGCCCAGCGGGTGTGCGCCGGGGCGCTCGGGGGCCTTGCCTGGCCACCACACCACTACCGGGGCGTCGGGAAGCAGGAGCCCGTTGACGAGGCTCTCCAACCCGCTGCACACCTCGCCGTACGCACGCAGCACAATTACGTCGCTGGCACCCGCGTCGGCACCCACGCGAATTTCGGCGTCGAGCCGGGGCGTGGGTTCATCGGGGCGTGCCACGAGCACGATGACGCGCATCGGGTGCTCGCTCGAAGCGTGGTTGGCGGCCTCAACAACCGCCTCATCAATGGAATCGGGCGCGGCGATCACCAGGGTGAGCACGCGCCCGAGGGCGGAGACGCCGCCCTCGAGTCGCATCGACACCAAACGGTTCGCAATTTTGCTGACGTTGGTGTTCGGAAGCTGTTCGATCACGGTCGTCTCCAACTCCTACCATCGCGCTCAACAAGCGCATGTGCTGATTCGGGGCCCCAGGAACCCGGAGCGTACTGCTCAGGCT
It encodes:
- a CDS encoding SURF1 family protein, which codes for MTDTQTTGAPAAVADASTPSEMPGWSFLRSRRWLGYFTMMLIFSIACVWLGNWQFERRGEARAEIDRIDANYGAPAIPLAEEIPDPASFDESLQKWRTATVTGTYVGDPVLARNRPGPDGVGSDMIQALQTTDGRVFYVDRGWVPVDGNAAESAGFDMAQLPQAPQGTVTVEVRLRAAEPEISGRTSSALTVPSIDVPAVAQITGIEAETYTGAYGMLVSESPAGEHGALPAKPERDEGPHLSYALQWYVFILIAGIGVLYAAKREYRTFNEGSDAVAELERRDAVRKRRRGPSDADIEDELLGN
- the pgl gene encoding 6-phosphogluconolactonase is translated as MSALTVREVDGLAELGLACADEIIRICAARQGQGEVPCIALTGGRAGAAVLSSLGERAAASDVDWARVRFIWGDERWLPAGDAERNDLMADTSLFASATVDPALVHRVASSDAGLSVDEAAAQYAATIAEITHVDVSLCGVGEDGHVASLFPGRDDLLVDAVGTPDAIAVRDSPKPPAERVSLSLPALRRAERVWLLACGAGKAEAIADLRARREPLVPAALVSGRTETVLWADAAALG
- the gndA gene encoding NADP-dependent phosphogluconate dehydrogenase — translated: MSVGAANIGVVGLAVMGANLARNLASREGNTVAVFNRSHGRTEALVNEFPEAGFVPAATYAEFAASLSRPRTAILMVQAGAATDATIDALAEVFEPGDIIVDGGNAYFPDTIRRERALRERGFNFVGVGISGGEEGALNGPSIMPGGSDEAWTTLGPILESIAAVAEGEPCVTHVGHDGAGHFVKMVHNGIEYADMQLIAEAYDLIRRGTGKSPAEIAEIFAEWNTGELESYLVEITAEVLRQVDAETGAPLVDVILDQAGAKGTGAWTVQTALSLGVPVSGIAEATFARSLSSQAAQRQAAQALPGPDESFTVADEAAFIEDVRQALYASKIVAYSQGFDEIRAGAAEYNWNIDLGAVSRLWRAGCIIRAQFLNRIADAFADDEALTLLMAAPYFADALANSQSAWRRVVIAATQAGIPSPAFSSSLAYYDGLRADRLPAALVQGQRDFFGAHTYRRVDREGSFHTLWSGDRTEIQA
- a CDS encoding glucose-6-phosphate dehydrogenase assembly protein OpcA; the encoded protein is MIEQLPNTNVSKIANRLVSMRLEGGVSALGRVLTLVIAAPDSIDEAVVEAANHASSEHPMRVIVLVARPDEPTPRLDAEIRVGADAGASDVIVLRAYGEVCSGLESLVNGLLLPDAPVVVWWPGKAPERPGAHPLGRIAQRRITDSAAVQADAFTERVLAYTPGDTDLAWTRLTRWREYLAAILDQPGFGPVLEAEVVGGPESPSTRILAAWLELSLEVPTSCRLERDDSPLGGVRSVTLRSASGEAQLERVAPDRAILRQPGQPEHEIVLPRRTLRECLAEELRILDEDEMYGRVVAQLESHTRTEQPA
- a CDS encoding DUF3099 domain-containing protein; protein product: MSQEYRVTSAGVSAAEDRSHRMRMYFIAMALRVACVVSLFWVHGWWVILPAIGTVVLPWFAVMVGNAVATETRTEVDAPEPLEIHAAPEADSPADEPTLIVLDVEPARRSARSAAPGYSEGRTADRTADHAPEDAS
- a CDS encoding ABC-F family ATP-binding cassette domain-containing protein — translated: MGGVNFRVNPGDKIGLVGRNGAGKTTLTRTLSGELQPAEGSVTISGELGFLPQDPRTGDPEQIARHRILDARGLGTLTKNLEQATLDMASPDAAVAEKGMKRFGNLTDRFHALGGYAAESEAASISNNLGLPDRILDQPLKTLSGGQRRRIELARILFSDADTMILDEPTNHLDADSIVWLREFLKTYKGGVIVISHDIELVGETVNRVFYLDANRQVIDTYNMNWKLYLRQRAADEERRRKERTNVEKKASALKDQAARFGAKASKAASAHQMVARAEKMLSSLDEVRQVDRVAKLRFPDPSPCGKTPLMAQGLSKSYGSLEIFAGVDLAIDRGSKVVVLGLNGAGKTTLLRMLAQVDAPDTGEIIEGHGLKVGYYAQEHETLDVKASVLQNMVSVSQHLTEMEARRVLGSFLFTGDDVLKPAGVLSGGEKTRLALAMLVVSSANVLLLDEPTNNLDPASREEILDALAHFTGAVVLVSHDHGAVEALNPERVLIMPEATEDHWSKDYLDLIELS